In Lewinellaceae bacterium, a single window of DNA contains:
- the obgE gene encoding GTPase ObgE: MAEQNFVDYVKICCRSGAGGAGSVHFMRDRKNPRGGPDGGDGGRGGHIILRGNRNVWTLLSLKYRKHVIASPGVNGSANNSTGAEGEDIILEVPLGTVAKDAETGQVHFEITKDGEEQVLVEGGRGGQGNTHFKSPTNQTPRYAQPGEPGKEEWKILELKLLADVGLVGFPNAGKSTLLSVITAAKPKIANYPFTTLTPNLGIVPYRDGRSFVIADIPGIIEKAHEGKGLGHRFLRHIERNATLLFMIPCDTGNIKKEYEILLNELRLYNEELLDKPRVLAITKSDLTDGELRQMLQADIPKEVPYLFISAVAQQGLMELKDLLWETINKEVEEEDMEQKDRFPSD, translated from the coding sequence ATGGCAGAACAAAACTTTGTAGACTACGTCAAGATATGTTGCCGGTCCGGCGCCGGGGGCGCCGGGTCAGTCCATTTTATGCGCGACCGGAAGAACCCCCGCGGCGGCCCGGACGGGGGCGACGGCGGCCGGGGCGGGCACATCATCCTGCGCGGCAACCGCAATGTGTGGACGCTCCTTTCCCTGAAGTACCGCAAGCACGTCATCGCCAGCCCGGGCGTCAACGGCAGCGCCAACAACAGTACGGGGGCGGAGGGGGAAGACATCATCCTGGAAGTCCCGCTCGGCACTGTCGCCAAAGATGCCGAAACCGGCCAGGTGCACTTCGAGATCACCAAAGACGGGGAGGAGCAGGTGCTGGTCGAAGGCGGCCGGGGCGGGCAGGGCAACACGCATTTCAAATCGCCGACCAACCAGACGCCCCGCTACGCTCAACCCGGCGAGCCGGGAAAAGAAGAGTGGAAGATCCTCGAACTCAAGCTGCTGGCCGATGTAGGGCTGGTCGGCTTTCCCAATGCCGGCAAATCCACCCTGCTTTCCGTGATCACCGCCGCCAAGCCCAAGATCGCCAATTATCCCTTCACTACACTGACTCCCAACCTCGGCATCGTGCCTTACCGCGACGGCCGCTCTTTCGTCATCGCCGACATTCCGGGCATCATCGAAAAAGCGCACGAGGGCAAAGGCCTGGGGCATCGCTTCCTCCGCCACATCGAACGCAACGCCACCTTGCTCTTTATGATCCCCTGCGATACCGGAAACATCAAAAAGGAATACGAAATACTGCTCAACGAGCTGCGCCTGTACAACGAAGAACTGCTGGACAAGCCGCGGGTGCTGGCCATCACCAAAAGCGACCTCACCGACGGGGAACTCCGGCAAATGCTCCAAGCAGATATTCCGAAGGAGGTACCCTACCTCTTTATCTCCGCCGTCGCCCAGCAGGGCCTGATGGAACTGAAAGATTTATTGTGGGAGACGATTAATAAGGAAGTGGAGGAAGAGGATATGGAACAGAAAGATCGGTTTCCTTCGGATTGA
- a CDS encoding phosphotransferase, producing MKSSDIEKALSELFYDWAGEEPGLLLPLAPSGSQRIYYRLKSGARTAIGAYNPDRKENEAFLTFSRHFHSKGLPVPEIYNENLDGHVYLQEDLGFTTLYSYLLQKGDYFPDYLIRIYQRVVEQLARLQVEGGDGLDYSVCYPREAFDKQSMLWDFNTFKYYFLKLANVNFDEQLLEEDVHRLADYLLQTDTRHFMFRDFQTRNIMIKSGEPYFIDYQGGRRGALQYDLASLLYQAKANIPEDIRESLLEHYMDTLEKLVTVDRKQFMEYYYGYVFIRSIQVLGTYGFRGLYERKEYFINSIPFALRNIKWLLDNNKLAVEIPELKQALQSLIASKQFEPFDKIKGSSSLLTVRINSFSYKQNGIPPDTTGNGGGFVFDCRFIHNPGRYEPYKKLTGRDEPVINFLKHHSQVDAFLNDVFRIVDGAVEDYIERSFTSLAVNFGCTGGQHRSVYAADTLAQHLKEKYGVRVELAHIEQERKGWQN from the coding sequence ATGAAATCCTCAGACATCGAAAAAGCCCTTAGCGAGCTGTTCTACGACTGGGCGGGCGAAGAACCCGGCCTGCTGCTGCCCCTGGCCCCCTCCGGTTCGCAGCGTATATACTACCGCCTGAAAAGCGGTGCCCGGACGGCCATCGGCGCCTACAACCCCGACCGGAAGGAAAACGAGGCCTTTCTCACCTTTTCCCGCCATTTTCATAGCAAGGGGCTGCCGGTGCCCGAAATTTACAACGAAAACCTGGACGGCCACGTCTACCTGCAGGAAGACCTGGGCTTTACTACCCTCTACAGCTACCTGCTGCAGAAAGGCGATTACTTCCCGGACTACCTCATCCGGATTTACCAGCGCGTGGTGGAGCAACTGGCGCGCCTGCAGGTGGAAGGCGGAGACGGGCTGGATTATAGCGTTTGTTACCCACGGGAAGCTTTCGACAAGCAATCTATGCTTTGGGATTTCAATACCTTCAAATACTACTTCCTCAAGCTGGCCAACGTCAACTTCGATGAGCAGTTGCTGGAGGAGGATGTACACCGGCTGGCCGACTACCTGCTGCAGACCGACACCCGCCATTTCATGTTCCGCGATTTTCAGACCCGCAACATCATGATCAAGAGCGGAGAGCCCTACTTCATCGACTACCAGGGCGGCCGCCGGGGAGCGCTGCAGTACGACCTGGCCTCTCTGCTCTACCAGGCTAAAGCCAATATCCCGGAAGACATCCGGGAGAGCCTGCTGGAGCATTACATGGACACGCTGGAGAAGCTCGTTACCGTCGACCGCAAGCAGTTCATGGAATACTACTACGGTTATGTGTTCATCCGCAGCATTCAGGTGCTGGGTACTTACGGCTTTCGCGGCCTGTACGAACGAAAGGAGTACTTCATCAACAGCATTCCCTTCGCCCTGCGCAACATCAAATGGCTGCTGGACAACAATAAACTGGCCGTCGAAATACCAGAACTGAAACAGGCCCTGCAAAGCCTGATCGCCTCCAAGCAGTTCGAACCTTTTGACAAGATCAAAGGCAGCTCCAGCCTGCTTACCGTCCGCATCAATAGTTTCTCCTATAAACAAAATGGCATCCCCCCTGATACCACCGGCAACGGCGGCGGGTTCGTCTTCGACTGCCGCTTCATCCACAACCCCGGCCGTTACGAGCCCTACAAAAAACTAACCGGCCGCGACGAGCCGGTCATCAATTTCCTCAAACACCACAGCCAGGTAGATGCTTTCCTCAACGACGTCTTCCGCATCGTCGACGGCGCGGTGGAGGACTATATCGAACGCAGCTTCACCAGCCTGGCGGTCAACTTCGGTTGCACCGGCGGGCAGCACCGCTCCGTCTACGCGGCGGATACGCTCGCTCAACACCTGAAGGAAAAGTATGGGGTGAGGGTGGAGCTGGCGCATATTGAGCAGGAACGGAAGGGGTGGCAGAATTAG
- a CDS encoding adenylate kinase — protein MINLILFGPPGSGKGTQAAGLVEKYELLHISTGDLFRYEMGNNTPLGQKAKSYIEKGALVPDEVTVGMLRNKVDANLDVEGYIFDGFPRTVPQADELDNLLAENGNEVTLLLMLDVPDDELVKRLLLRGETSGRADDIDEAIIRNRIEVYKNETTPVFDYYAEKGKATKVHGVGTIEEIFGRLCAEIDKHA, from the coding sequence ATGATCAATCTAATACTCTTTGGCCCTCCGGGTTCCGGGAAGGGCACACAGGCGGCCGGCCTCGTTGAAAAGTACGAGCTGCTGCACATCTCTACCGGCGACCTGTTCCGCTACGAGATGGGCAACAATACGCCCCTGGGGCAGAAGGCGAAAAGCTATATCGAAAAGGGAGCGCTGGTGCCCGACGAGGTGACCGTGGGCATGCTGCGCAACAAGGTGGATGCCAACCTCGACGTGGAGGGCTACATTTTCGATGGTTTTCCGCGCACTGTTCCCCAGGCCGACGAGCTGGACAACCTGCTGGCAGAGAACGGCAATGAAGTAACGCTGTTGCTCATGCTGGACGTGCCGGATGACGAACTGGTCAAGCGCCTGCTGTTGCGGGGGGAAACCTCGGGCCGCGCCGATGACATCGACGAGGCCATCATCCGCAACCGCATCGAGGTATACAAGAATGAAACTACCCCTGTTTTTGACTACTATGCCGAAAAAGGCAAAGCCACCAAGGTGCACGGGGTGGGCACCATCGAAGAGATTTTTGGCAGGCTATGCGCCGAGATCGATAAACACGCCTGA
- a CDS encoding 50S ribosomal protein L25 has translation MEVIAISGQVRADLGKAATKAVRKEEKIPCVLYGGDEVIHFSTTLKEVRDLIYTPDFKVAEVTVDGKSYKCFIKDIQWHPVTDAIVHLDFLRLIEGVPVKVEVPLRFHGVSPGVKNGGKLIQKLRRVKIKTTPEHLISELQVDISKLMLNQSIRVRDIDSVRKNIDVLNSPGVPIASVEIPRALRSATAAAEKAGEGEEGEEGESEEAGEE, from the coding sequence ATGGAAGTAATTGCAATAAGCGGACAGGTGCGTGCCGATCTTGGCAAGGCAGCCACCAAAGCGGTCCGGAAAGAGGAGAAAATCCCCTGTGTGCTGTACGGTGGCGACGAGGTCATCCATTTCTCCACGACCCTGAAGGAAGTCCGCGACCTTATTTATACGCCCGACTTCAAGGTCGCCGAAGTTACGGTTGACGGGAAGTCTTACAAGTGTTTCATCAAAGATATCCAATGGCACCCGGTGACGGACGCGATCGTCCACCTCGATTTTCTCCGCCTCATCGAAGGCGTGCCGGTCAAGGTAGAGGTGCCACTGCGCTTCCACGGCGTTTCGCCGGGCGTTAAGAACGGCGGAAAGCTGATCCAGAAACTCCGCCGGGTGAAGATCAAGACCACGCCGGAACACCTGATCAGCGAACTGCAGGTCGACATTTCCAAGCTTATGCTCAACCAGTCCATCCGGGTTCGGGACATCGATAGCGTTCGCAAAAACATTGATGTGCTGAATTCTCCTGGCGTACCGATAGCTTCGGTTGAAATACCACGTGCGCTGCGCTCTGCCACAGCAGCTGCGGAAAAAGCCGGAGAAGGAGAAGAAGGAGAAGAAGGAGAAAGCGAAGAGGCTGGCGAAGAATAG
- a CDS encoding C40 family peptidase — MFRAFLRTAVLFSFLVFSLSRCAYLAETPRGPRNPSRAGSSEPTTVIGKDSPQREKVVSYAKKQLGAKYRAGGKDPKGFDCSGLTYFVMKNFGVTLSASSRYQAKEGKKVRVEDVQPGDLIFFKRSAAGPVFHVAMVVRNSREGIEVIHSTSRGVVIDNISKSSYWEPKIYAARDVLP; from the coding sequence ATGTTCAGAGCTTTTCTCAGAACCGCAGTCTTGTTTTCCTTTCTGGTTTTTTCGCTTTCGCGTTGCGCCTATTTAGCTGAAACGCCCAGGGGGCCCCGCAACCCTTCGCGGGCGGGCTCGTCCGAACCAACGACGGTTATCGGCAAGGATAGCCCACAGCGGGAAAAGGTGGTGAGCTATGCCAAAAAGCAGCTCGGGGCCAAATACCGGGCCGGCGGCAAAGACCCCAAGGGTTTCGACTGTTCCGGGCTTACCTACTTTGTGATGAAAAACTTTGGCGTCACGTTATCCGCCAGTTCCCGCTATCAGGCCAAGGAGGGTAAAAAGGTCCGGGTAGAAGATGTTCAGCCCGGCGACCTCATTTTTTTCAAGCGCAGCGCCGCCGGCCCGGTCTTCCACGTAGCCATGGTGGTGCGCAACAGCCGGGAGGGCATCGAAGTCATCCACAGCACTTCTCGGGGCGTGGTGATCGACAACATCTCCAAATCGTCCTACTGGGAGCCGAAGATTTATGCGGCAAGAGATGTGTTGCCGTAA
- a CDS encoding amidohydrolase: MLHATLVQTALHWEDKKANLQELGHKLSTLAVQTDLVVLPEMFTTGFTMNAQSLAEPTEGPTWEWMAGQANRLGAVVTGSFIAEEDGRYFNRLLWVRPDGSYEQYDKRHLFTLAGEHEHYTPGRQRLIVELNGWKVLPLICYDLRFPVWARNVENYDLLIYVANWPEMRRQAWRTLLAGRAIENQAYTLGVNRVGADGNGYPYTGDSSAFDYAGEELLHASQIEGLFTVQLSYEKQQDFRKKLQFLADRDGFVMNGISA, translated from the coding sequence ATGCTCCACGCCACTTTGGTTCAGACGGCCCTGCATTGGGAAGATAAAAAGGCCAACCTGCAGGAGTTGGGCCATAAACTTTCTACTCTGGCCGTCCAGACGGACCTGGTTGTCCTGCCCGAAATGTTCACCACCGGCTTTACCATGAACGCTCAATCGCTTGCCGAGCCTACCGAGGGCCCTACCTGGGAGTGGATGGCCGGCCAGGCCAACCGCCTCGGCGCCGTAGTGACGGGCAGCTTCATCGCCGAAGAGGACGGGCGCTACTTCAACCGGTTGCTTTGGGTGCGGCCGGACGGCAGCTACGAACAATACGACAAGCGCCACCTCTTCACCCTGGCCGGCGAGCACGAGCATTATACCCCGGGCCGGCAACGGCTCATCGTAGAACTCAACGGCTGGAAAGTGCTGCCGCTCATCTGCTACGACCTGCGCTTCCCCGTCTGGGCCCGCAACGTAGAAAATTATGACCTGCTCATTTATGTAGCCAATTGGCCGGAGATGCGCCGGCAGGCCTGGCGCACCCTCCTGGCCGGCCGCGCCATCGAGAACCAGGCCTATACCCTGGGCGTCAACCGCGTTGGCGCCGACGGCAACGGCTACCCCTATACCGGAGATTCTTCCGCATTCGACTATGCCGGGGAGGAGCTGCTCCACGCCTCCCAGATTGAAGGCTTGTTCACCGTTCAACTCTCCTATGAGAAACAGCAGGATTTTCGAAAGAAATTGCAGTTTCTGGCTGATCGGGATGGGTTTGTGATGAATGGAATAAGTGCGTAA
- the nagB gene encoding glucosamine-6-phosphate deaminase, whose amino-acid sequence MERLRYQLKSLEKIPVKVWKSSAEGCIHAAQSIALAIRQKQQEGEKIVLGLATGSSPIQVYQELVRLHKEEGLSFRNVITFNLDEYYPLQPDAPQSYVRFMHEYLFDHIDIKPENIHIPDGTIPMEKVDSYCAAYEKEIDAQGGLDIQLLGIGRTGHIGFNEPGSWEHSETRLVRLDAITRNDALKDFPHEEDVPYRAITMGIKSIMKAKTIYLLAWGDHKAAVLKRAIEGQITASVPSTFLQKHSNVRAYLDQSAASELTRFQAPWLIGMCNWDEDLICQAVVWLSQKLDKPILKLTDEDYAENSLSDLIIEEASAYNINIRIFNRLQHTITGWPGGKPNADDTTRPERAKPAHKRAVIFSPHPDDDVISMGGTFLRLVDQGHEVHVAYQTSGNIAVHDHDALRFIEFLQETVNGDSEAVAGLQAKYQNLIDFLAGKDPGQADTGEIRRIKGLIRRGEARAASRFCGLDDSHIHFLDMPFYETGSPRKKPLGDEDIDVVASLLEKIQPHQVYAAGDLADPHGTHRVCMEAIFGAFEKLKGQAWLKDCWLWLYRGAWHEWPVHEIEMAVPLSPAELRKKRQAIFMHQSQKDRPPFPGTDEREFWQRAEDRNQATAQSYRSLGLAEYEAMETFRRWKFGE is encoded by the coding sequence ATGGAGCGTCTGCGTTACCAACTAAAATCCCTGGAAAAAATTCCCGTAAAAGTATGGAAGTCCTCGGCGGAAGGATGCATCCATGCCGCCCAGTCCATCGCTTTAGCTATCCGGCAGAAACAGCAGGAAGGCGAAAAGATCGTTTTAGGCCTGGCTACCGGCTCTTCGCCCATACAGGTGTACCAGGAATTGGTCCGCCTTCATAAAGAAGAAGGGCTGAGCTTTCGCAATGTGATCACCTTTAACCTGGATGAGTACTACCCCTTGCAACCGGATGCGCCGCAGAGCTACGTCCGGTTTATGCACGAATACCTTTTCGACCATATAGACATCAAGCCGGAAAACATCCATATCCCGGACGGCACGATCCCGATGGAAAAGGTGGACAGCTATTGCGCGGCTTACGAAAAGGAGATCGACGCTCAGGGTGGGTTAGACATACAACTGCTGGGCATTGGGCGCACCGGCCACATTGGCTTTAACGAACCAGGCTCCTGGGAGCATTCCGAGACCCGCCTCGTTCGCCTCGACGCCATCACCCGCAATGATGCCCTCAAGGATTTTCCACACGAAGAAGACGTGCCCTATCGCGCCATCACCATGGGCATCAAAAGCATCATGAAGGCCAAGACGATTTACCTGCTGGCCTGGGGCGACCACAAAGCTGCCGTCCTCAAGCGGGCCATCGAAGGCCAGATAACGGCATCGGTACCCTCCACTTTCCTGCAGAAGCACTCCAATGTGAGGGCCTACCTGGACCAAAGTGCCGCCAGTGAACTAACCCGCTTCCAGGCCCCGTGGCTCATCGGCATGTGCAACTGGGACGAAGACCTGATCTGCCAGGCCGTCGTCTGGCTGTCTCAAAAACTGGATAAACCCATCCTGAAGCTGACCGATGAAGACTATGCCGAGAACAGCCTCAGCGACCTCATCATCGAAGAAGCTTCCGCCTACAATATCAACATCCGCATTTTCAACCGCCTGCAGCACACCATCACCGGCTGGCCCGGAGGCAAGCCCAATGCCGATGATACTACCCGGCCGGAGCGGGCCAAACCGGCACACAAAAGGGCCGTCATCTTCAGCCCCCATCCCGACGATGATGTCATCTCCATGGGCGGTACTTTCCTCCGCCTGGTTGATCAGGGCCACGAAGTGCATGTCGCCTATCAGACTTCCGGCAACATCGCCGTACACGACCATGACGCCCTGCGTTTTATCGAGTTCCTGCAGGAAACGGTAAATGGAGACAGCGAGGCTGTCGCCGGGTTGCAGGCGAAGTATCAAAACTTGATCGATTTCCTGGCCGGGAAAGATCCCGGGCAGGCGGATACGGGGGAGATACGCCGCATCAAAGGCCTCATCCGCCGGGGCGAGGCCCGGGCGGCCTCCCGCTTTTGCGGCCTGGATGACAGCCATATTCACTTTCTGGATATGCCCTTTTATGAGACGGGCAGCCCCAGGAAAAAGCCATTGGGAGACGAAGACATCGACGTAGTCGCTTCTCTTCTGGAAAAGATACAACCGCATCAGGTCTATGCCGCCGGCGACCTGGCCGACCCGCACGGCACCCACCGCGTGTGCATGGAAGCCATTTTCGGCGCTTTCGAGAAACTGAAGGGGCAAGCCTGGCTCAAAGATTGCTGGCTGTGGCTCTACCGGGGCGCCTGGCACGAATGGCCGGTCCACGAGATCGAAATGGCGGTGCCGCTCAGCCCGGCAGAACTCCGCAAAAAACGCCAGGCCATCTTCATGCACCAGTCGCAGAAAGACCGCCCGCCATTCCCCGGCACGGACGAGCGGGAGTTCTGGCAGCGCGCCGAAGACCGCAACCAGGCTACTGCGCAAAGCTACCGCAGCCTCGGCCTGGCGGAATACGAGGCCATGGAAACTTTCCGCCGCTGGAAGTTCGGCGAGTAA
- a CDS encoding site-specific DNA-methyltransferase → MTFEDAKKIVAPEGQSISKTRSQIIVGDSREKAKDLPGNFYASCITSPPYWGKRDYGIDEQVGAEFELENYISSLVAIFREIRAKLKEDGTLWLNLGDSYTSGNRTWRAPDKKNPARKMSYRPPTPDGLKPKDLIGVPWRVAFALQEDGWYLRSDIIWYKPNCQPESVKDRPTMAHEYVFLFSKSEKYYYDHESIKEPSKTSGKLRNKRTVWEVNTEPFADAHFATFPKSLIVPMIQASSREDDFILDPFFGSGTVGEVCNMLNRKFHGIEINDEYISIAQKRIKSYLKPSRTFCHQC, encoded by the coding sequence ATGACGTTTGAAGATGCTAAAAAGATAGTGGCGCCTGAAGGGCAATCCATTAGCAAAACCCGGTCTCAAATAATTGTCGGAGACTCGAGAGAAAAGGCAAAAGATTTGCCGGGCAATTTTTACGCTTCCTGCATAACCAGTCCTCCCTATTGGGGCAAAAGAGATTACGGCATCGACGAACAAGTTGGCGCAGAATTTGAGTTAGAAAATTACATCAGTAGTTTAGTCGCCATATTCAGAGAGATAAGAGCCAAACTAAAAGAGGACGGCACCTTATGGTTAAACCTGGGTGATTCCTATACCAGCGGAAACAGGACCTGGAGAGCGCCGGATAAGAAAAATCCCGCCAGAAAGATGTCCTACCGGCCGCCCACGCCAGACGGTTTAAAGCCTAAAGACCTGATTGGCGTCCCGTGGAGGGTTGCTTTCGCGTTGCAGGAAGACGGATGGTATCTGAGGTCAGACATTATTTGGTATAAACCCAATTGCCAACCCGAATCAGTCAAGGACCGGCCCACAATGGCACACGAATACGTTTTTCTTTTCTCGAAATCGGAAAAATATTATTACGACCACGAAAGCATAAAAGAGCCATCGAAGACAAGCGGCAAATTGCGCAATAAGAGGACGGTATGGGAAGTAAATACCGAGCCGTTTGCGGACGCTCATTTTGCTACTTTCCCCAAAAGTTTGATCGTGCCGATGATACAGGCAAGTTCCAGGGAAGATGACTTCATACTCGATCCTTTTTTTGGGTCGGGAACGGTTGGAGAAGTATGTAATATGCTCAACAGAAAGTTCCATGGGATAGAGATAAATGATGAATATATTTCAATAGCCCAAAAAAGGATAAAATCCTATTTGAAACCTTCAAGGACATTTTGTCATCAATGCTGA